The following are encoded in a window of Lagenorhynchus albirostris chromosome 3, mLagAlb1.1, whole genome shotgun sequence genomic DNA:
- the NSUN2 gene encoding RNA cytosine C(5)-methyltransferase NSUN2, giving the protein MGRRSRSRRLQQQQQQQRPGSAEDGAEDGGKRSGAGWEGGYPEIVKENKLFEHYYQELKIVPEGEWDQFMEALREPLPATLRITGYKSHAKEILHCLKNKYFKELEDLEVDGQKVEVPQPLSWYPEELAWHTNLSRKILRKSPQLEKFHQFLVSETESGNISRQEAVSMIPPLLLNAHPHHKILDMCAAPGSKTTQLIEMLHADMSVPFPEGFVIANDVDNKRCYLLVHQAKRLSSPCIMVVNHDASCIPRLQMDVNGKKEILFYDRILCDVPCSGDGTMRKNIDVWKKWSTLNSLQLHGLQLRIATRGAEQLVEGGRMVYSTCSLNPIEDEAVIASLLEKSEGALELADVSSELPGLKWMPGLTQWKVMTKDGQWFAAWDDVPHSRHTQIRPTMFPPKDPEKSQAMHLERCLRILPHHQNTGGFFVAVLVKKSSMPWNKRPPKLQGESAEPRGPVQPGPADPMGRSVSHPLELESKPAAGISDTEATERAENLENNENKKDGVCGPPPSKKMKLFGFKEDPFVFIPEDDPLFPPIQKFYALGPSFPKMNLLTRTVEGKRRQLYMVSKELRNVLLNNSERVKVINTGVKVWCRNNSGEEFDCAFRLAQEGIYTLYPFINSRIVTVSMEDVKILLTQENPFFRKLSSEVYGQVKDMAKGSVVLKYEPDPTKPDTLQCPIVLCGWRGKASIRTFVPKNERLHYLRMMGLEVLAEKKKEGAVPTSESAASPGAPEDKAGAEQGAE; this is encoded by the exons ATGGGGCGGCGGTCGCGGAGCCGGCggctccagcagcagcagcagcagcagcgaccCGGGAGCGCGGAGGACGGCGCCGAGGACGGCGGGAAGCGCAGTGGGGCG GGCTGGGAAGGCGGGTACCCCGAGATCGTCAAGGAGAACAAGCTGTTCGAGCACTACTATCAGGAACTCAAGATCGTGCCCGAAGGCGAGTGGGACCAGTTCATGGAAGCGCTCAGGGAGCCTCTCCCGGCCACTTTAAGAATTACGGGTTACAAAAG CCACGCAAAAGAGATTCTCCATTGCTTAAAGAACAAGTATTTCAAGGAACTGGAGGACCTGGAGGTGGACGGGCAGAAAGTTGAAGTTCCACAGCCCCTGAGTTG GTATCCTGAAGAACTTGCCTGGCACACAAACTTAAGTCGAAAAATCTTGAGAAAGTCTCCACAACTGGAAAAGTTTCACCAGTTTCTGGTTAGCGAAACTGAATCT ggaAACATCAGTCGTCAAGAAGCCGTTAGCATGATTCCACCACTGTTGCTTAATGCTCACCCTCACCATAAG ATTTTAGATATGTGCGCAGCACCTGGATCAAAGACCACACAGCTAATCGAAATGCTGCATGCCGACATGAGCGTGCCTTTCCCAG AGGGGTTTGTCATCGCGAATGACGTGGACAACAAGCGCTGTTACCTGCTTGTGCATCAGGCCAAGCGGCTGAGCAGTCCCTGCATCATGGTGGTCAACCACGATGCTTCCTGCATCCCTCGGCTCCAGATGGATGTGAACGGGAAGAAGGAGATTCTCTTCTATGACCGCATCTTATGTGACGTCCCTTGCAG TGGAGATGGCACTATGAGGAAAAACATTGACGTCTGGAAAAAGTGGAGCACCTTAAACAGCTTGCAGCTGcatgg TTTACAGCTGCGAATTGCAACTCGGGGCGCTGAACAGCTAGTGGAAGGCGGCAGGATGGTGTATTCTACGTGTTCGCTAAACCCCATTGAAGATGAAGCAGTCATAGCATCTTTACTGGAAAAGAGTGAAG GTGCCTTGGAACTTGCTGATGTGTCCTCTGAGTTGCCAGGACTAAAGTGGATGCCTGGACTCACACAGTGGAAG GTGATGACGAAGGATGGGCAGTGGTTTGCAGCGTGGGATGATGTTCCGCACAGCAGACACACCCAAATTCGGCCTACCATGTTCCCCCCAAAGGACCCCGAGAAGTCACAGGCGATGCACCTAGAGCGGTG tcttagGATATTACCACATCATCAAAACACTGGAGGGTTCTTCGTAGCAGTATTAGTGAAAAAGTCTTCAATGCCATGGAATAAACGTCCCCCAAAG CTGCAGGGTGAGTCTGCAGAGCCGCGGGGGCCTGTGCAGCCGGGCCCCGCAGATCCCATGGGAAGGAGCGTTTCCCACCCCTTGGAGCTGGAGAGTAAACCGGCCGCTGGTATTAGTGACACAGAAGCAACTGAAAGAGCTGAGAATTtagagaataatgaaaataagaaagatgGTGTGTGTGG TCCTCCTCCATCTAAGAAAATGAAGTTATTTGGATTTAAAGAAGATCCGTTTGTATTTATTCCTGAAGACGACCCATTATTTCCACCTATCCA GAAATTTTATGCTTTGGGCCCTTCCTTCCCAAAGATGAATTTGTTAACTCGAACCgtggaggggaagagaaggcagCTCTACATGGTGTCCAAGGAGCTGAGAAACGTGCTGCTGAACAACAGTGAGAGAGTGAAG GTTATTAACACTGGGGTTAAAGTCTGGTGTCGAAATAACAGCGGTGAAGAGTTCGACTGTGCTTTCCGGTTGGCGCAGGAG GGAATATATACATTGTATCCATTTATTAATTCAAGAATTGTCACCGTCTCGATGGAAGATGTTAAAATTCTGTTAACCCAGGAAAATCCATTCTTTAGAAAACTCAGCAGTGAGGTGTACGGCCAAGTCAAGGACATGG CCAAGGGCAGCGTCGTCCTGAAGTACGAACCGGACCCCAC